One stretch of Segatella copri DNA includes these proteins:
- a CDS encoding aminoacyl-histidine dipeptidase, with amino-acid sequence MADIKNLNPVEIWRNFDKLTQVPRPSGHLEKIQAYLLDWAKEAGVEAFQDPAGNIVMRKPATPGMENRKGVIMQAHMDMVPQKAPDSKHNFETDPIETIIDGDWVRANHTTLGSDDGLGVATIMAVMESKDLQHGPIEGLITADEETGMYGANDLPAGELNGDILLNFDTEVWGEFVIGSAGGIDITATLDYKEVETDKEDAAVKVTLKGLKGGHSGIEINEGRANANKCMVRFVREAISELDARLASWQGGNMRNAIPFQAEVVLTLPKENIEALNDLVADWKDEICDEFEGIETTENIEFFTENVETPKMQVPAEIQDNLVDAIYACHDGVLRMAPSMPEIVETSSNLAIVEIGEGKAAIKILARSSHEYYKMYLATMVESCFNMAGMKVEFSGSYMGWNPNPKSDILEHVLKVYKEQNGTDGKVQAVHAGLECSIILSKYPNLDVVSFGPTLLSPHTANERCQISCVAPFWNLVKQLLTEIPAK; translated from the coding sequence ATGGCTGACATTAAGAATTTGAACCCAGTTGAAATCTGGCGTAACTTTGACAAGTTAACACAAGTTCCACGTCCATCAGGACATTTGGAAAAGATTCAGGCTTATTTGCTCGATTGGGCAAAAGAAGCAGGTGTAGAGGCATTCCAAGACCCAGCAGGCAACATCGTGATGCGCAAACCTGCTACTCCAGGTATGGAGAACCGCAAAGGCGTTATTATGCAGGCGCACATGGACATGGTTCCTCAGAAAGCACCAGACAGCAAGCATAATTTTGAAACTGACCCTATCGAAACCATCATCGATGGCGACTGGGTACGTGCTAATCATACAACACTCGGTAGCGACGACGGACTTGGCGTAGCTACCATCATGGCAGTAATGGAGTCAAAAGATTTGCAGCACGGTCCTATCGAGGGCTTGATTACCGCCGACGAAGAGACAGGCATGTATGGTGCCAACGATCTCCCAGCAGGCGAACTGAACGGCGACATTCTCTTGAACTTCGATACCGAGGTTTGGGGCGAGTTCGTTATCGGTAGCGCTGGCGGTATCGACATCACAGCAACTCTCGATTATAAAGAGGTAGAAACCGACAAGGAAGATGCTGCCGTTAAGGTAACCCTCAAGGGATTGAAGGGCGGTCACTCCGGTATCGAAATCAACGAAGGCAGAGCGAATGCCAACAAATGCATGGTTCGTTTCGTGCGTGAAGCTATTTCAGAACTCGATGCCCGTCTAGCTTCATGGCAGGGCGGCAACATGCGCAATGCCATCCCATTCCAGGCTGAGGTTGTTCTGACCCTGCCTAAGGAGAACATTGAAGCTTTGAATGACCTGGTAGCAGACTGGAAGGACGAAATCTGTGATGAGTTCGAAGGCATTGAAACAACTGAGAACATCGAGTTCTTCACTGAGAATGTAGAGACTCCTAAGATGCAGGTTCCTGCCGAAATCCAGGATAATCTTGTAGATGCAATCTACGCTTGCCACGATGGTGTATTGCGTATGGCTCCATCTATGCCTGAAATCGTAGAGACCTCTTCAAACCTCGCAATCGTTGAGATTGGTGAAGGCAAGGCTGCCATCAAGATTCTGGCCCGTTCCAGCCACGAATACTACAAGATGTATCTTGCCACAATGGTAGAAAGCTGTTTCAACATGGCAGGCATGAAGGTTGAATTCAGCGGCAGCTACATGGGATGGAACCCTAACCCTAAGAGCGACATTCTGGAACATGTATTGAAGGTTTACAAAGAGCAGAACGGCACAGACGGTAAGGTACAGGCTGTTCACGCAGGTCTGGAGTGCTCTATCATCCTGAGCAAGTATCCTAACCTCGATGTCGTATCATTCGGCCCTACTCTTCTTAGTCCTCACACAGCCAATGAGCGTTGCCAGATCAGTTGCGTAGCTCCTTTCTGGAACCTCGTCAAGCAGCTCCTGACAGAGATTCCTGCAAAGTAA
- the rsmA gene encoding 16S rRNA (adenine(1518)-N(6)/adenine(1519)-N(6))-dimethyltransferase RsmA: MKAVKPKKNLGQHFLTDLNIAKRIADTVDACPDIPVLEIGPGMGVLTQYLVEKPRPVKAVEIDSESVAYLHENFPTLKDNIIGEDFLRMDLNQIFDGKQFVLTGNYPYDISSQIFFKMLDYKDLIPCCTGMIQREVALRMASEPGNKAYGILSVLIQAWYDVEYLFTVDENVFNPPPKVKSAVIRMTRNKVTDLGCDEKLFKRLVKTVFNQRRKMLRVSLKQMFPGVTPREDFYTTDIMTKRPEQLTIQQFVELTNYVGEELKRLGIVKS; the protein is encoded by the coding sequence ATGAAAGCTGTAAAGCCTAAGAAGAATCTCGGTCAGCACTTCTTGACCGACCTCAATATAGCAAAGCGCATCGCCGATACGGTGGATGCCTGCCCGGATATACCTGTTCTCGAAATCGGACCAGGTATGGGCGTTCTTACCCAATATCTCGTAGAGAAACCAAGACCCGTCAAGGCAGTGGAAATCGACTCGGAGTCGGTGGCGTATCTTCATGAGAATTTCCCGACACTCAAGGATAATATTATCGGTGAAGACTTCCTGAGAATGGATTTGAACCAGATATTCGATGGAAAGCAGTTTGTACTGACAGGTAATTATCCATACGATATCTCATCGCAGATATTCTTCAAGATGCTCGATTACAAGGATCTCATTCCTTGCTGTACCGGAATGATTCAGCGCGAGGTGGCATTGCGTATGGCATCAGAACCAGGTAACAAAGCCTATGGTATCCTCAGTGTGCTCATCCAGGCATGGTATGATGTGGAATATCTCTTTACGGTAGATGAGAATGTGTTCAACCCACCACCAAAGGTAAAGAGTGCGGTAATCCGTATGACTCGTAACAAGGTGACTGACCTTGGCTGTGATGAAAAACTGTTTAAGCGTCTGGTAAAGACTGTCTTCAACCAGCGTCGCAAGATGCTCCGTGTAAGCCTCAAGCAGATGTTCCCGGGTGTAACCCCACGCGAGGATTTCTATACCACCGACATTATGACCAAGCGCCCTGAACAGCTCACTATCCAGCAGTTTGTAGAACTCACCAACTATGTGGGCGAAGAACTCAAGAGATTGGGGATAGTTAAGAGTTAA
- a CDS encoding lysylphosphatidylglycerol synthase transmembrane domain-containing protein, protein MDIKKIANNIWKVALSLILGGAILYWMYRGFDFKQVEDVLLHKMSWTWMLLSFPFGISAQVFRGWRWKQSLEPLGEKARSSISIYSIFLSYALSLVIPRAGEFARCGVLKKWDDVSFPKALGTVVTERAIDSLLVLLITALVFVMQIPVFLNFFEKTGTSMDSLLCQFTATGYIVTAICGIAVLILAHYLLKRLAIYNKVKATLGGLWQGIISLKGVRNVPLYIALTLGIWLSYFFHYYLTFQCFEATSHLNLMCGLVTFIVGSIAVIVPTPNGAGPWHFAVKTMLILYGIQANDALFFVLIVHSVQTLLVVLLGIYAWIALAFTGKVKR, encoded by the coding sequence ATGGATATAAAGAAGATAGCAAACAACATATGGAAGGTGGCTTTGTCGCTCATTCTGGGTGGCGCCATCCTTTATTGGATGTATCGCGGATTCGACTTCAAGCAAGTAGAAGATGTTCTGCTTCACAAGATGAGTTGGACCTGGATGCTGCTGTCGTTCCCTTTTGGCATCTCTGCCCAGGTGTTCAGAGGATGGAGATGGAAACAGTCGCTGGAACCATTAGGCGAGAAGGCCCGCTCCAGTATCAGCATCTACTCCATCTTCCTGTCCTATGCTCTGAGTCTTGTAATTCCTCGTGCGGGCGAGTTTGCCAGATGCGGCGTATTGAAGAAATGGGATGATGTTTCGTTTCCGAAAGCCTTGGGTACCGTCGTTACTGAAAGAGCCATCGATTCACTCCTCGTGCTGCTAATTACGGCGCTGGTCTTTGTGATGCAGATTCCGGTATTCCTCAATTTCTTTGAGAAAACAGGTACGAGCATGGACAGTTTACTCTGCCAGTTTACAGCCACAGGTTACATTGTGACCGCTATCTGTGGCATAGCAGTACTCATCCTGGCTCACTATCTGCTCAAGCGACTCGCTATATATAATAAGGTGAAAGCAACACTGGGAGGACTCTGGCAAGGTATCATCTCGCTGAAAGGTGTCAGAAATGTACCGCTCTACATCGCCCTTACACTGGGCATCTGGTTGAGCTATTTCTTCCACTACTATCTCACCTTCCAATGCTTCGAGGCAACCTCCCATCTCAATCTGATGTGCGGTCTGGTAACATTTATCGTGGGCAGCATAGCGGTCATCGTACCAACGCCTAACGGAGCCGGACCTTGGCATTTTGCCGTCAAGACAATGCTCATACTCTATGGCATTCAGGCAAACGATGCCCTCTTCTTCGTTCTCATCGTACACTCCGTGCAAACCCTGCTTGTAGTCCTTTTGGGAATCTATGCCTGGATAGCACTGGCGTTTACCGGGAAAGTTAAAAGATAA